A single region of the Anabaena sphaerica FACHB-251 genome encodes:
- a CDS encoding bifunctional 4-hydroxy-2-oxoglutarate aldolase/2-dehydro-3-deoxy-phosphogluconate aldolase — MSDQVWLSQLQQHRAIAVIRAPKMAWGEKMALAVASGGMQLIEITWNSDRPGELISRLRTDLPDCIIGTGTLFNVQQLKEAIAAGAQFLFTPHTDPEMIRAAVSQDIPIIPGALTPTEIVTAWTQGASCVKVFPVQAVGGTSYIKSLQAPLGHIPLIPTGGVTIENAKDFLQVGAVAVGLSGELFPKKTLLEGNWDAIAGQAKNLIRRLN, encoded by the coding sequence ATGTCTGATCAAGTTTGGTTGTCACAATTGCAGCAACATCGAGCGATCGCAGTTATTCGCGCCCCAAAAATGGCGTGGGGTGAAAAAATGGCTTTAGCGGTAGCATCCGGGGGAATGCAGTTAATAGAAATTACCTGGAATAGCGATCGCCCTGGGGAATTAATCTCTCGACTGCGTACCGATTTACCTGATTGTATCATTGGTACGGGTACGCTGTTTAATGTGCAGCAGTTAAAAGAGGCGATCGCAGCTGGGGCGCAGTTCCTCTTCACTCCCCATACTGATCCAGAAATGATTAGAGCCGCAGTATCTCAAGATATTCCCATCATTCCTGGCGCACTCACACCTACAGAAATTGTTACAGCCTGGACTCAGGGCGCTAGTTGTGTGAAAGTGTTTCCTGTGCAAGCTGTGGGAGGAACGAGTTATATAAAAAGTTTACAAGCACCTCTTGGTCATATTCCCTTAATACCTACCGGTGGTGTGACAATAGAAAATGCTAAAGATTTTTTACAAGTTGGGGCTGTGGCGGTGGGCTTAAGTGGGGAATTATTTCCCAAAAAAACGCTATTAGAAGGAAATTGGGACGCGATCGCGGGGCAAGCAAAAAATCTCATACGGAGGTTAAATTAG
- a CDS encoding L,D-transpeptidase, translating to MPSWIRSALIRCSGTFCTGLVLMVVTVFSWSSPTSDPKTTTANATVVNQRTTISKSQQIAQSRRIEIDLSEQRLRAWDGKNLVYSFRISTGKRSTPTPVGRFAINSKYRTHRMRGTGYDIPDVPYAMYFYEGYAIHGAYWHNRFGTPISHGCVNLPVKQARKLYNWAGTGTVVVVRR from the coding sequence ATGCCTAGCTGGATTCGTAGTGCTTTAATACGTTGTTCTGGAACTTTTTGTACAGGTTTAGTATTGATGGTGGTGACTGTGTTTTCTTGGTCTTCACCAACCAGTGACCCCAAAACTACTACAGCTAACGCAACTGTAGTCAATCAAAGAACTACTATATCTAAAAGTCAGCAAATAGCCCAATCTCGGCGCATTGAAATTGATTTGTCCGAGCAACGTTTACGGGCTTGGGATGGTAAAAATTTAGTGTATTCCTTCCGAATTTCTACAGGTAAGCGTTCCACCCCCACACCAGTTGGTAGATTTGCAATTAATTCCAAGTATCGCACTCACCGAATGCGTGGTACAGGTTACGACATTCCTGATGTTCCTTACGCTATGTACTTTTATGAAGGCTATGCTATTCACGGTGCTTACTGGCATAACCGTTTTGGGACTCCCATTAGTCATGGTTGTGTAAATTTGCCAGTTAAGCAAGCACGCAAGTTATACAATTGGGCAGGAACGGGGACTGTCGTGGTTGTGCGTCGGTAG
- a CDS encoding L,D-transpeptidase: MKSLIDPNWMRRLKILLTGALVSTSIFSFRANAVWANPDNNKNPDNNKIATAIQTLKESDQRWIQINLSEQNLIAWEGNKPVYAITISSGKKSTPTRVGTFKIQTKLKKTRMRGIGYDVANVPHTMYYQGGYAIHGAYWHKRFGTPVSHGCVNLAPNHAKWIFEWADVGTPVVVKK; this comes from the coding sequence ATGAAAAGCCTAATTGATCCTAATTGGATGCGTCGCTTAAAAATATTACTCACGGGTGCATTAGTCTCTACTAGTATTTTTAGTTTCCGAGCGAATGCAGTGTGGGCAAATCCAGACAACAATAAAAATCCAGACAACAATAAAATTGCTACAGCTATTCAAACACTCAAAGAATCTGATCAACGCTGGATTCAAATTAACCTCTCAGAGCAAAATTTAATTGCTTGGGAAGGTAACAAACCTGTGTATGCAATCACCATTTCTTCTGGTAAAAAATCTACACCCACTCGTGTTGGCACTTTTAAGATTCAAACAAAGCTGAAAAAAACTCGGATGCGGGGTATAGGTTATGACGTTGCCAATGTCCCCCATACTATGTATTATCAAGGCGGTTATGCTATTCACGGAGCATATTGGCATAAAAGATTTGGTACACCTGTAAGTCATGGTTGTGTAAATCTTGCACCTAATCATGCGAAATGGATATTTGAGTGGGCTGATGTAGGAACTCCAGTAGTTGTTAAAAAATAG